The Haloarchaeobius sp. HME9146 DNA segment CTGGTCCGCGTCCTCGGCCGCGAGGTCGAGACTGACCTTCGCGGTCGACAGTGGATTCCGGAGGTCGTGACTGAGGATGCCCGCGAACTCGTCGAGTTGCCTGACCCGCTGTTGGAGCTGGCGCTCACGTTCGAGCTGGTCGGTCATATCGCGGAGGACGCAGACGAAGCCACGATGGGCACCGTTCTCGTCGTTCACCGCGGTGAGGGTGAAATCAGCCCAGTACCGGAAGCCGCCCCGCCGCACCCGCCACCCCTTCTCGTGAACCGGTCCCTCGTCACGGGCGTGCTCCAACTGTCGTTCCGGAACCCCATTGGTGACGTCCTCAGTCGTGTATAATATCGAGAATTTCTCGCCGATGATCTCCCCGTGGTGGTAGCCGTTGATTCGTTCGGACCCGGAGTTCCAGGTGGTCACCAGCCCCTCGGGGTCCATCGAGAAGATGGCGTACTCCGTGATAGCTTCTATCAGCAGTTCGAAGCGTTCTTTCTCTTCGTCCAGCAGTCGCTCGGCCTCGTACTCCTCGGAGATGTCGAAGGCAACACATATCATCGTCCCGTTCTCGGCGTACGAGAGTGCCACGCTCACGTGAACCGGACTCCCGTCCTTGCGCCGCTGGACGAGTTCGTCGCTCCACCGGCCCTTGTGTGGGACTGCCGGCATAATAGTGTTCTCGATGTACTCGCGGTCCTCCGGGTCGAAGAGCAGCTTCCATCGCTCTTTGAGCAATTCCTCGGTCGTGTACCCGTACATCTCGGCGAAGGCCTGGTTCGCGTAGATGAACTGCCCGTCCTCGTCGAACATGGCGATGCCCTCGCGCGCCGACTCCATCGCCCGGAGCCGCCGGCCGACGATCTTCTCGGTCCGGTAGGTGTTCACGTAGTGCTCCATGCGACTCGTCAGGAACTCGTACGCTCCCGGGCCACTCTTTCTCAGGTAGTCGGTGACGCCGGCCGAGATGGCTTCCGAAGCGACCTCCTCGGTCCCACTCCCGGTGAACAGGATGAACGGGATGAAGGGGTCCCGTTCTCGCACCGTGCGCAAGAACTCGATGCCGTCCATCCCCGGCAAGTCGTAATCACTCACGATGCAGTCCACCCCGCCCTCGTCGAAGATCGCCAGTGCGTCGGTTGCACGCTCGACGGATTCGACGCGTGCCCGGTCGCAGGTCCGTTCGAGCCAGATTTTCGTCGTGTCCTGCGCCTCGGGGTCGTTGTCGACGTGCAAGACGTGAATCTGTTCGGTGTCCGACTGAGAGACGGCGTCCGTCGTCCGGTTGTTGCCGTCGGTGCGCATGTACCCGAAGAGAGGCAGTGAGCGCGGCTAAGCCTTCTCTGTGATTTGTTGTTACGTCAGGGGTGACAGTGAGAGAAACAGGAGACGGAAATCGGCTTATTGTCGCGCCTTCGCGACCGACAGCGACGCGAAGAAGCCGTAGTAGGCGACGACGCCCGAGGCGAGCGTCAACTGGTACGCCCACGACGGGCCCTGCACGACCTCGAACAGCAGGGTGACGAGGGTCACCCAGGCGAGCGCGAACGCGAGGTCGACCGCCATCCCGGCGTTGTGCTCGCGGACGTGGTTCCGGACCGCGGTACCGAGGTCGCCGAGTGAGCGCCCCGACTCGGCGTGCTCACTCATCGTCCTCGCCTTCGCGTTCGTCCACGACGAGGACCGGGCGGTGCGTCGAGCGAAGCACGCGCTCGGTGACGCTGCCGAGCAGGGCGCGCTTGACGCCGGAGCGCCCGTGGCTGCCCATCACGATGAGGTCCACGTCGAAGTCCTCGGCGAAGTCCGCGATGACCGAGTGCGGCCGGCCGCCACGGAAGTGTTCTTCCGCCGTGAGCCCGCGCTCTCGGGCCTTCTCGGCGACCCGGCTGGTGGCGCTCCGTGCCCGGTCTTCGAGGTCTTCCATCTCGCCGAACTTGCCGGCGCGGATTCGCTCGACCTGTTCGGTGCCGAGGCTGATGTCCATCGCGATGGTGTCGACCACGTAGAGGGCGAGCACCTCCGCGTCGTACAGCTCGGCCAGTTCCAGTGCCTTGTCGACGGCGACCTCCGCCGTCGCGCTACCGTCCGTCGGGATGAGGATTCGTTCCGTCATGTTCAGTCGTCTGCAGGGGTGTTCGCGCCGTCACTCACGACCTGTTCCGCCGACTCCATGCGCTGCATGGGTTCGGGGCTGTGACACTGGCGGACGAGCTTCTTGATGTCTTCCGGGGGCTCCTCAGTCGCCCAGGAGACGCCGACGATGACCGCGAAGACCACCGGAACCGCGACGAGCGCGGAGGAGGTCGCCGGGATGACGTTGGCCAGCGTCTGCGAGAGCACCTCACCGTCGATGAAGCCGACGTAGCCCGGCAGGACCTCGTTCACGATGCCGAGCAGGGAGAAGCCGAGCCCGGTGAGCATGCCGGCGATGGCTCCCTTCCGGTTGGTGTTCTCCCACCAGAGGCCGAGGAAGAACACGGGGAACAGCACCGAGCCCGCGATGGCGAACGCCATGGAGACGAGTTCGCCGATGAGCGCCGGCGGGTTGAGCGCGACGACGGTGACCAGCACGCCCAGCGTGACGATGGTCGCACGGCCGACGAGGAGCTGCTGGCGCTGGGTCGCGTCCTCGTTGATGATGTTCGTGTAGATGTCGTGTGCGGCGGCCGAAGAGGCGGCGATGAACAGGCCCGCGGTCGTCGCGAGCGCGGCGGCGACCGCCCCGGCGGCGACGAGGCCGACGAGCCACTGCGGCAGTTCCGCCAGCTGGGCCGTCAGCACGACCAGCACGTCGGACTGCGTGCCCGTGAACAGCGCCCCGTCCGGGCTGACGCCAGACTCCTGGGCGAGGATGCCGCCGAAGGCCGCGTAGGCGGCGGTGCCCCAGTACAGCAGGCAGATGAAGAACAGGCCCCAGACGCAGGACCAGCGGGCGGTCCGCTCGTTCTCCACCGTGTAGAACCGCACGAGGACGTGTGGTAAGCCACAGGTCCCGACGATGAGGGTGAACGCGGTCGCCACCCAGACGAAGTAGGAGGCGTTGGCGAACGGTGCCGAGAACTCGGCGGAGAGCTGCTGGGCGACGTAGGTCGCCTCGTTACCGAACTCGATGTAGGGCAGGACGGTCGAGTAGCCCTGCGACCAGCCGACCGCGTAGAGGCCGACGAGGAACGCCGCGATGAGGATGACGTACTGCACGGCCATGTTCTTCGTCGCACCGAGCATGCCCGAGAGTGCGACGTACACGATGGTGATGCCCATGAGGAGGACGACGCCGGTCGTGTAGTCGGTCCCGAACAGGTAGATGGACATCAGGCCCATCCCGCGACCCTGACCGACGGCGTAGACGAACCCGATGAGGATCGTCGTGAACGCGGCGATGGCGCGGGCCCCGTCGGAGTAGAACCGGTCACCGATGAAGTCCGGTGCCGTGTACTTCCCGAAGCGGCGGAACTGGGCGGCCATGAAGATGAGCAGGATGAAGAACCCTGCCGTCCAGCCGACCAGGTACGCGAGGCCGTAGTAGCCTGCCAATCCGACGAGGCCGGCCACCCCGAGGTAGGAGGCGGCGGACATCCAGTTCGCGCCGATGGCCATGCCGTTCTCGATGTTCCCGATGGAGCGTCCGGCGACCCAGAGGCCGTCGGTGTCGGCCACGCGGAACACGTACCCGATGCTCAGGAACAGCATGAGCATCCCGGCGGTGATGGCCGCGGGGATGGCCTTGAATCCGGCGTCGAGGCCGGTCTCACCGATCTGCAGGACGATATCTGGCATCACAGTTCCTCACCTCCATCGGTGGCCGCGGCCTGTCCGGCCGAAGCGGTCTCCGAGTCGTCCTCGTGGTCGATGCCGAACTTGTCGTCCAGCGCGTCGCGCTGGCGGGCGTAGACGACCGACAGGAGCAGTGCCCCCGCCGGCGCGCCGATGGCGGTCAGGAAGAAGTGGAGCTGGAAGCCCAGCACGATGGTCTCGGTCATGAACCCGGGCGCGATGGCGGTCGCCGTGACCGGGCCGAAGATGAACAGGACCCAGGCGATGAACGTCCCCCAGACGACCTTCAGGTGGTCGCGCATGAACGGGGTCGCCGGCTTGAAGATGTTTATCTCCGCCTCGAGGTAGTCGATGTTCTGTTCGCGTGCGGCCGCGTCGTCGCCCTGACTGGACTCTGACGCGGGTTGTGTGGCTGTGTCTGACATAGGTCTTGGTGTTCGCTATGGCTGTCGCTGTGTCGGTTCTGGAAAACCGGTGGTGTGGGTGAGCGGCCGGTCGCCGGTCACGCGCCGGCGTGCTCGGTGGTCGCCGCTCTCAGTCGCCGCTTACCTTCGCCGCGATGTCCTCGACCACGTCCGGGTTCCGGAGCGTCGAGGTGTTCCCGAGCTCGTCGCCGTTCGCGATGTCCTCGAGCAGGCGACGCATTATCTTGCCCGAGCGGGTCTTCGGGAGTTCGGGCGTGAAGATGACCGCCTCGGGCCGGGCGATTGGCCCGATGGCGTCCTCGACACCCTGGATGATGCGCTGGCGCAGTTCCTCGTCCTCGTCGTAGCCGTCCTCGGTGATGACGTAGGCGTACACTGCCTCGCCCTTGATCTCGTGGTTCCCACCGACGACGGCGGCCTCGGCGACGCCCTCGACGCCGACGATGGCGGATTCGACCTCCATCGTGCCGAGGCGGTGGCCGGAGACGTTGATGACGTCGTCGACGCGACCCAGGACGGTGATGTAACCGTCCTCGTCTATCTTCGCGCCGTCCTCCGGGAAGTACACCCAGTCCTCGGGGTCGTCGCTGTCGGTGTCCGAGTACTCGGCCCAGTACTCCTGGACGTAGCGCTCGTCGTTCTGGTAGAGGGTCCGGAGCATGCCCGGCCACGGCTTCTGGACGGTGAGGTAGCCGGCACGGCCGGCCTCGACCTCGTCACCGGCCCCGTCGACGATCTGTACGTCGAGCCCCGGGAGCGGCGGCCCGGCCGACCCGGGCTTCATATCCTTGATACCGGGGAGCGTGGTGACCATCATGCCGCCGGTCTCGGTCTGCCACCACGTGTCCACGACGGGGCAGGACTCGTCGCCGATGTGCTTGTAGTACCACTTCCACGCCCGCGGGTTGATGGGTTCGCCCACGGTGCCCAGCAGGCGCAGGCTGGAGAGGTCGTGGCGCTCGGGGTACTGCGAGCCCCACTTCATGAACGCGCGGATGGCCGTCGGCGCGGTGTAGAGCTGGGTCGCCTCGTACTCCTCGACGATCTCCCAGAGGCGGTCCTGCTCGGGGTAGTCGGGCGTTCCCTCGTACATCATCGTGGTCGTCCCGAGCGCGAGCGGGCCGTAGACGATGTACGAGTGGCCGGTGATCCAGCCGATGTCTGCCGAGCAGAAGTACGTGTCCTCGGGCTTGATGTCGAGGACCGCCTGGGAGGTCCAGGCCGCCCACGAGAGGTAGCCACCCGTGGTGTGCTTGACCCCCTTGGGCTTCCCCGTCGTGCCGGAGGTATACATGAGGAACAGCATGTCCTCCGCGTCGCGCTCGACCGGGTCGACCTCGGCACCCTCGTTGGCCGCGACGAGGGCGTCGTAGTCGTGGTGGTTGTCGGCCATCGGGTGGTCGTAGACGTCACCGAGGCGGTCGGCGACGACCACGTCGGAGACCTCGTGTTCGACGCCAGCGAGGCCCTCGTCGGCCTTCGCCTTGTGCTCGAGATGGTCGCCGCGGCGGTAGTAGCCGTCGCAGGTGACGAGGTACTCCGAATCCGCCGCGTTCATCCGGGTCGCGAGCGCGTCCGCGGAGAACCCTGCGAACACGACCGAGTGTGGCGCGCCGATGCGGGCACACGCCAGCATGGCGATGGGCAGCTCCGGAATCATCGGCATGTACATCGTCACGACGTCGTCCTCGCCCACACCCAGGTCGCGCAGGGCCGCGGCGAACTCGTTCACCTCGCGATGGAGTTCCTCGTAGGTGTAGCTCCGGTCCGCTTCGTCTACGGGCTCACCCACCCACTCGATGGCGGTCTCGTCGCCTCGCTCGTCGAGGTGTCGGTCGAGACAGTTCGCGGACGCGTTGAGCGACCCGCCCGTGAACCACTCGTAGAACGGCGGGTTCGAATCGTCCAGTACGGTGTCGTAGTCGTCGTCCCAGTCGAGCAGGTCGGCCGCCTGCTCCCAGCACTCGGGCCAGTTCTCCTCGAACTCCTCGTAGATGCCCGCGTCCGAGACGTTCGCCTGTTCGACGAACGACGCAGGCGGTTCGAACCGTTCCTGCTCTTCGAGCCGTGCCTCGAGTTCCACGTCGGTATCGTCCCCTGTCATGATACACCATAACGATACAACGACTCCCCTATAAAAGATGGAACTAACCATGCCACAGTACGGAATTCGGACGTGTTCGAATCCATCACGGTCGTTCAGCAGGAACTGCCGTTTCCATCGGCAATCGGAGCGTCGGTGAGCTCGACCGCGACCCTAGATAGTTAGTGGCGGCCGTCGGCCGGTCGCTCCGAGTCCTCGAACACGGCCGTCAGGAGCTTCTGCTGGGCTTTCCGGAGGTGATTGTGCAGCGTTGGCGACGAGATGTCCATCGATGCCGCCAGCTCCTCGGCGGTGCTCCCGCGGGGCCACTCGAAGTACCCGGAGAGGAACGCCGCCCGGAGGACGGTCCGCTGTTTCTCGGTGAGGTCCTCGTCGACGACCTGTTCGACCTGCGCCGTCGTCTGGACCGGCTGTTCGACCTCACGTTTGGCGAGCAGTTTCGCGTCGGGGAACGACGCCGTGAACGACTCGACGACGGTTCGCAGGTCCGTCTGGTCCGAGAACACGCTGGTCACGCGAGCGGTCCCGCCCTCGACGGTCAGACTCCGGACCGTCCCCCCTCGTTCGACCAGCGTCGGCGCGATGGCGTCGCCCGAGACGACGAACTCGAGGAGCGCGTGCTCGCCGTAGTCACGGACCAGTCGACTGTCCGTGACCGCCTCGCACCCGTCGACGTGTTCGAGCACGTCGCCGACACCTGCCCCCTCGACCGTCACGAAGTGCAGGAGGGAACCGTCGTTCCCCGGGACGACGCCCTCCAGTTCGAGGTCGCACTCGAGTACGGTCGCCGTGTCGACGAGGAACGAACTGCGGTCGGTGCACTCGAAGGCGAGTTCGACGCCGGTGTCCGCCAGAAGCAACCGTTTTCGGTCGACCGCGGTGAGCGTTCGGCCGATTCGCCGGCCGGCGTCGGCGAGTACCCGCTGTGTCTCCCGGTCTGCGGACCGGGTCGCGACGCAGAGCAGGCCGTCTACCGTCTCCCCGGACCGTATCGCGACGATACACAGGGTCTCGTCCCCGCCAGTGCCCAGCTCGTCGACGACATGGGAATCCAAGACGAGGGCGTCGTCGCTGCCGTCGGCCAGCCTCGATTCGAGGTCCTGCCCAGCGATTGCCTCGCCGAGTTCCTCATCGGAGAGCTGGTCACTCAACGTTCCAGCGCGTTCGCGTGGTGTGCCGTCACCGTCACAGAGCCAGACCCCCCCGAAGAAGTCCGCGAGGGCATTGCAGGCGGCGGTCTCGACTTCTTCACGTGTCGCCACGTCCGCCAGCGCCTCGCCGAGGGCCTCGACGCAGTGAACCAGTTCGGCAGTCCGCGAGGGGGTCTGGTGGTGATCAGCGGTGGCTGGTGTGTGCCGTGAGTCGTGTCTGACCGGGGGCGCACCGCCCTGCCGCAGTCCCGTCGAACCACGGGCGAAGGCCTCGACGATGGCCGCCGCAGAGGGTGTGTCGAGGTACTGGTCGAGGCTCTCCAGACTGTTCCAGCCACCGACCGCCTGGACGACCGGTGCGGGGACACCCTGGGCGTTCAGCGACCGATGGGCGAAGTGCTTTCGCAGGTCCTTCGAGGACACCGACTGCAGGCGCTCGTCGTCGGTTCGGTCGGCCACGTCGGAGACCAGCATCTGGAGCCGGCGCGGGCTCACGCCGAACAACGGTTCGTCGGCCGCGACACCCTCCACGTTGGCGAACTTCCGGAGGTCGTGAGCGACCGTGGCCGGCACATAGGCGAGTCGAGTCGCGGCATCGGCGGGTTGGGTGGCGTCGGTTTCCGTCTCTCGTACCGTGAGCAGGTGATGTGTCCGTCCGTGATGGGTCCGCTGGGTGAGGTCACCCGGGCGCAGTCTTGCCATCTCGGCCGGGCGAAGCCCGACCAGGCCGGCCAACGAGACCACGAGGTCCTCCCGGTAGGTCTCGGTCGCGTGGCGGAGTCGCTCGAACTCGGGGTCCGTCAGGAACGACTCGTGCTGGCCGGGTGACATCAGTCGTTTCGCACTTCTCGGAGAGCGCGAATAAATGTTCGGCATTATCACAGCTGTTTATGCCGGGTACCAGCCGCTGATGGCGTCATCTGGGGAAAGCACTCTCGAGCCAACTTCGCCGATTCCAGTATCTGTGAAATCACTCCTCGACGAGCGACTCGAGTTCGCCGACGACCTCGGGGTTGCGCAGCGAACTCGTGTCCTCCGGACGCTCGCCGTTGGCGATGGCTTCGAGGTAGCGACGGAGGATCTTCCCCGAGCGCGTCTTCGGCAGCGACGAGGTGAACGTTATCTCGTCGGGGATGGCGACGGGACCGATAGCGTCCTCGACGCCCCGCTCGACCTGCTCGCGCAACTCGTCGGTCCCGGCCACGTTCGCGGCCGGGCTGACGTAGGCGTGGATTCGCGTCCCCTTCACGTCGTCCTCGCCACCGACGACGGCGGCCTCGGCGATGCCGTCGACGCCGATGATGGCCGACTCTATCTCGGAGGTGCCGAGTCGTCGGCCCGAGACGTTCACCACGTCGTCCAGTCGACCCAGAAGCGTCAGGTAGCCATCCTCGTCCTCGACGGCCCCGTCACCGGTCGAGTACTGCCAGCGCGCGTCCTCGGGGTCACCCCGGGCAGTCTGCGCCCAGTCGGTTCCCTCACGGAGGGCGACGGGCATCCCGGGCCACGGTTTCGTCACGACGAGCTGGCCCGATTCGCCTACCGTCGCCTCCTCGCCGAACTCGTCGACGACCGCGGCATCGATACCGGGCAGGGGTCGGCCGACCGACCCGGGCCGCATCTCGTCGATGGCGGGCAGGGTCGACAGCATCACGCCCCCGGTCTCGGTCTGCCACCAGGTGTCCACGATGGGGCACTCGCCGCCGCCGATGTGCTCGAAGTACCATTCCCACGCGGTCGCGTCGATGCTCTCCCCGACCGAGCCGAGCAGCCGCAGGCTGGAGAGGTCGTGTCTCGCAGGCACCTCCTCGCCCCACTTCATGAACGCCCGGATGGAGGTCGGCGCGGTGTAGAACACGTCCACAGCGTTGCGCTCGATGACCTCCCAGAAGCGGTCCTTGCCAGGCGGGTCCGGTGTGCCCTCGAACAGGACGGTCGTCGCGCCGATGGCGAGCGGGCCATACACGACGTAGGAGTGGCCCGTGATCCAGCCGACGTCGGCGGTACACCAGTGGGTGTCCGTCGGTTCGAGGTCGAAGACGGCGTGGCTCGTCCAGGCCACGTGGGAGAGGTAGCCCCCCGTCGTGTGGCGGACCTCGGTGGGTTCACCTGTGGTCCCGGAGGTGTAGATGTAGAACAGCAGGTCACTCGCGTCCCGCGGGACGGGGTCGACCACCTCGCCGTCGTGAGCCGCGATGCAGTCCTCGTAGGCGTGGTGGTCGCCGGGGTAGCCCAGTTCGAGCCGGTTCACCACGACCTGTTCCACCGCCTGTGAGACCGAGAGACAGGCGTTGTCGGCCTTGCTCTTGAGGTCGACGGCGGTCCCGCGGCGGTAGTAGCCGTCGCAGGTGACGAGCAGTTCGGAGCCGGCGTTCTCCATGCGCGTCGCGAGCGCATCCGCGGAGAACCCCGCGAACACGACCGAGTGCGGCGCGCCGATGCGTGCACACGCCAGCATCGCCACGACGAGTTCGGGCACCACGGGCATATACAGCGTGACCACGTCGTCCTCCTCGACGCCGAGGTCCCGAAGGGCCGCCGCGAAGGCGTTCACCTCGCGGTAGAGGTCCTGGTAGGTGTAGGTCCGGGTCTCGCCCAGCTTACCTTCCCACTTGATTGCGGCGTGGTTCTTGCGCCCGGCCTCGACGTGACGGTCGACGCAGTTGACGGAAGCGTTGAGTTCCCCACCCGGGAACCACCGGATGGCGTCGTCGGTGGAGAGCACCGAATCGTACTGCCGGGACCACGTCAGCTGGTCGGCGGCGCGTCGCCACCCCTCCGGCCAGTCCTCCGCGAACTCGCGATAGATGGACGGGTCGGTGACGTTCGCCTGACGGACGAACGACTCCGGGGGTTCGACGGACTCCGTCTCCCCGCTTCCTGCCGTGGCGGCGGACTCACTCCCGTCCGACATTCGTCTCTCACTTCGTGCAGGCGGCAAAAAATCGTTCGGCCCTCAGTCGCTATCGTCGGGGCAGGGAGGACACCGCATACCACGTGCTTCCGGAGACGCAACACATTAGTTTCGGTTCGAAATAGTCCCGGTATGAGTCGCGTCCCGAACCCCATCCGGTTGCTCATCCTCTGGATAGGGCTCGGGCTCGCCCGTCTCGGCTTGCTCCCCCGGGAACACGTCGAACGGACCACCGACCTCTCCTGGCCCCGCATCGTCACCGGCATCGCCCGGATGTCGAAGAACGCCGTGGACGTGGCGATGGTCGGTATCGCGGTCGGCCCGCTCGCCATCTCCGGTGTCGGCCTGGCCTCGCCGTTCTGGGGTATCGCGTTCTCCCTCGGCGGCGGGTTCGCCGCCGGCACCATCGCCCTCGTCTCCCAGCGGTTCGGGGCCGAGGCCCACGACGACCTCGCGCAAGCGGTTCGGTCGAGCGTCCTTCTCGTCGTCGTCGTGACCCTGCCGGTGATGGCGGCCTTCCGGCTGTTCCCCACCGAACTCATCTCGGTGCTCACCAGCGACGCGCGGGTCGTCGAACTCGGCGCGCGCTACCTCGCGGTGCTCTCCTTCGGCGTCCCGTTCGCCGCCCTCAACCTCATCGGGAGCCGCATCTTCATCGGCGTCGACGACGCCTGGACGCCGATGGTCGTCCGCTCCGGAGGAGCCATCGCCAACATCGGGCTCAGCGCCATCTTCATCTTCGACATGGGGATGGGTGTCGCGGGTGCCGCCCTCGGCACCGTCCTCGCGAACGTCCTCGTCACCGGGGCCTTCGTCGTCGCACTGGTCGCCGGACGGCTCCCCGGTATCGGGGTCTCCCCCGTCCAGGTCTCTCCCGTGGGGCAGTACGCCGACCTCGGGAACCTGCGACAGCTGGTGAAGATCGGCCTGCCGGTCGTCGGCCGGAACATGGTGTGGACGGTCGCGAAGTTCCCGATGCTCGCCATCGTCGGGTTATTCGGCTCGACCGTCCTCGCCGCCTACGTCATCGCCCGACGTATCTGGGGCATCATGAACACGCCCGGCTGGGGCTTCGCGCTGGCCGCGAGCAGCCTCGTCGGGCAGGAACTCGGTGCCGGCGACGAGGCCGAAGCAGAGTCCTACGCCCGCGGCGTCATCATCTTCTCGGTGGCGACGTACACCGTCGCCGGGCTCCTCGTCGGCGTGTTCGCAGAACCCATCGTCCGGCTGTTCGTCGGTGATCCGAATGACCCCGCGATTCCCATCGCGGTGGCGCTGGTGTACGCCGCCTGTTTCGCCGTGGTCGGCCAGGGCGTCAAGTCGGCGACCGCCGGCCCGCTGGACGCCAGTGGCGACACGCGCTGGCCGTTCTACAGCCAGCTGCTGGGCATGTTCGTGTTCACCATCCCTATCGCCTACCTCGGTGCCACCACCGCGCTCGGTATCTGGGGACTCTACCTGTCGTTCACCGCCGAGACGTTCGTCCCCGCAGCGATCAACTACTATCGCTTCTCGACCGGGAAGTGGAAGGCCATCAGCCGGGAGTACCGCCCGGACCAGCCGATAGCCGACGATTGAAAAACGACCGCGAACCGTGGACCCTGCTCAGGCCCCGTGGAACTCCTTCAGGATGCGCAGGTCGGTCTGCGTCTGTGCGAACTCCGCCATCCGGCGGGTCGTCCCACAGTGCTTGCACGTGAAATCACGCTTCGGTTCGGGGAGCTGGGCCGGGTTCGCCTCCCACCCTTCGTCACACGCCGAACACTGGAGCTGAATCCACGCTTGTTGCATACATGTTACTTCGCGACGAAGCTTCAAAACGGTTGCTGGTGGTGAAGTGAGTGACTGAGATGCAGAAACTAACAGTCGTCTGTCTTTTCGAAAGCGCTCGCTACGCTCCGGATGCGCTGGTGTGTCAGAATCAGGAGCGCTGTGGCCGCGTGGGACGAACCACCCACGCGGCGCGGCCGACGCGAGTCGACCAGCACGCCGTGACAGGAAACGGAGCCGATAAGCGAACAGCACCCGGGAACACCCCGGAACGCGGTTCGGCACCCCCCACAGGCGGCCCATCGGCCACAAAGTACTTAGGTGTGAATTTGCCACTCAGTCGACGTCCGGCTCTGCGAGCGCGTCGTCGAGGCCGTTGTTCCGCATCGTCTCGGCGACGGCGGCACCTTCGTCGCCATCGAGGACGCCGTGGGCGTCTTCGTCCTGGCGCTCGACGACGGTCGTCTCGCCGGTCAACTCCACGAACAGCGTGGCAAGGTCGCGATCGGGGCTCTTGTTGACTGTCATTGTGTCTCGAACTCCGGCTATACCACAGTTATCGAAACGCATGAAGTGTGAGCATGATTAGCACACCCATTCAAATGGCACCGCGAAATCACCCCACAGAGACACGTCATCGAAACAGAATGTCAGCAACAGAGTTGACACCGTTCGCCACGTACAGAGTGTAGAAGTCTCATGTACGAGAGGATACTGGTGCCGACGGACGGGAGCGATGCCGCGCTTGTCGCGGCCGAGTGTGCGACCGCCCTGGCACGACGGTTCGGGGCCGCCGTCGACGTGGTACACGTGCCCGACCGCCGGGAACGGGTGTTCGCACCGTCGGAAGCCGAGGCCGACGCCGCCGCGGAAGCAGTCCTCACAGCGACCCGCGACGTGGTGACCGCGGGCGGGATCGAGCCGAACGCCGTCATCATCGACGAACCGGACCAGGTTCACGAGGTACTCTGTCGATACGCCGACGAGCACGGCGTCGACTGCATCGTC contains these protein-coding regions:
- a CDS encoding MATE family efflux transporter; this translates as MSRVPNPIRLLILWIGLGLARLGLLPREHVERTTDLSWPRIVTGIARMSKNAVDVAMVGIAVGPLAISGVGLASPFWGIAFSLGGGFAAGTIALVSQRFGAEAHDDLAQAVRSSVLLVVVVTLPVMAAFRLFPTELISVLTSDARVVELGARYLAVLSFGVPFAALNLIGSRIFIGVDDAWTPMVVRSGGAIANIGLSAIFIFDMGMGVAGAALGTVLANVLVTGAFVVALVAGRLPGIGVSPVQVSPVGQYADLGNLRQLVKIGLPVVGRNMVWTVAKFPMLAIVGLFGSTVLAAYVIARRIWGIMNTPGWGFALAASSLVGQELGAGDEAEAESYARGVIIFSVATYTVAGLLVGVFAEPIVRLFVGDPNDPAIPIAVALVYAACFAVVGQGVKSATAGPLDASGDTRWPFYSQLLGMFVFTIPIAYLGATTALGIWGLYLSFTAETFVPAAINYYRFSTGKWKAISREYRPDQPIADD
- a CDS encoding bacterio-opsin activator domain-containing protein, translating into MSPGQHESFLTDPEFERLRHATETYREDLVVSLAGLVGLRPAEMARLRPGDLTQRTHHGRTHHLLTVRETETDATQPADAATRLAYVPATVAHDLRKFANVEGVAADEPLFGVSPRRLQMLVSDVADRTDDERLQSVSSKDLRKHFAHRSLNAQGVPAPVVQAVGGWNSLESLDQYLDTPSAAAIVEAFARGSTGLRQGGAPPVRHDSRHTPATADHHQTPSRTAELVHCVEALGEALADVATREEVETAACNALADFFGGVWLCDGDGTPRERAGTLSDQLSDEELGEAIAGQDLESRLADGSDDALVLDSHVVDELGTGGDETLCIVAIRSGETVDGLLCVATRSADRETQRVLADAGRRIGRTLTAVDRKRLLLADTGVELAFECTDRSSFLVDTATVLECDLELEGVVPGNDGSLLHFVTVEGAGVGDVLEHVDGCEAVTDSRLVRDYGEHALLEFVVSGDAIAPTLVERGGTVRSLTVEGGTARVTSVFSDQTDLRTVVESFTASFPDAKLLAKREVEQPVQTTAQVEQVVDEDLTEKQRTVLRAAFLSGYFEWPRGSTAEELAASMDISSPTLHNHLRKAQQKLLTAVFEDSERPADGRH
- the acs gene encoding acetate--CoA ligase, translating into MSDGSESAATAGSGETESVEPPESFVRQANVTDPSIYREFAEDWPEGWRRAADQLTWSRQYDSVLSTDDAIRWFPGGELNASVNCVDRHVEAGRKNHAAIKWEGKLGETRTYTYQDLYREVNAFAAALRDLGVEEDDVVTLYMPVVPELVVAMLACARIGAPHSVVFAGFSADALATRMENAGSELLVTCDGYYRRGTAVDLKSKADNACLSVSQAVEQVVVNRLELGYPGDHHAYEDCIAAHDGEVVDPVPRDASDLLFYIYTSGTTGEPTEVRHTTGGYLSHVAWTSHAVFDLEPTDTHWCTADVGWITGHSYVVYGPLAIGATTVLFEGTPDPPGKDRFWEVIERNAVDVFYTAPTSIRAFMKWGEEVPARHDLSSLRLLGSVGESIDATAWEWYFEHIGGGECPIVDTWWQTETGGVMLSTLPAIDEMRPGSVGRPLPGIDAAVVDEFGEEATVGESGQLVVTKPWPGMPVALREGTDWAQTARGDPEDARWQYSTGDGAVEDEDGYLTLLGRLDDVVNVSGRRLGTSEIESAIIGVDGIAEAAVVGGEDDVKGTRIHAYVSPAANVAGTDELREQVERGVEDAIGPVAIPDEITFTSSLPKTRSGKILRRYLEAIANGERPEDTSSLRNPEVVGELESLVEE